From Arachis stenosperma cultivar V10309 chromosome 2, arast.V10309.gnm1.PFL2, whole genome shotgun sequence, one genomic window encodes:
- the LOC130963528 gene encoding uncharacterized protein LOC130963528: MADNVGKMTILPSSYTGGPRYRVQNYQDAMAICRYVGYPDLFITFTCNPKWFENDYMLEDIEGQKIDDRLDIVSRVFSIKLMELINDIKRRHIFGRVTAVVYTIEFQKRGLPHAHILVFLHPDDKIQLASQVDEIISAEIPDKENDPVAYSAVDRFMVHGPCGILNQNSPCMINGKCSKHYPKKFHDSTSFDDDGFPIYMRRDNGRCILKNGLQLDNRHVVPYNRNLLVKYDTHLNVELCNRSRSVKYLFKYINKGPDRATAVISDEHNSTSTSETRIQEHDEIKAYLDCRYISAAEAAWRIYQFDMFYREPAVERLSFHLPDQQPIYFQGHMTLDNIMSRSRIETTMFTEWMKVNSKDIEARQLTYSEFPTKYVWNKKEKLWTRRRRCRCIGRMYYVPPTAGEKYYLRMLLNIVRGSCSYEQIRTIDGIVYDTFKDACYALGLLEDDKE; the protein is encoded by the exons ATGGCAGATAATGTAGGCAAAATGACAATACTACCTTCAAGTTACACGGGTGGACCTCGATATCGAGTACAAAACTATCAG GATGCAATGGCAATATGTCGCTATGTTGGATATCCAGACTTATTTATAACTTTTACTTGTAATCCAAAGTGGTTTGAAAATGATTATATGCTTGAAGATATTGAAGGGCAAAAAATCGATGATAGACTTGACATTGTCAGTCGTGTTTTCTCTATAAAGTTAATGGAGCTCATCAATGATATTAAACGTCGACATATATTTGGGAGAGTCACTGCCG ttGTATACACGATAGAATTTCAAAAGAGAGGACTACCACATGCCCATATATTAGTTTTCTTACATCCGGATGACAAGATACAGCTAGCATCTCAAGTTGATGAAATTATTTCTGCTGAAATACCAGATAAAGAAAATGATCCTGTTGCTTATAGTGCAGTTGATAGATTCATGGTTCATGGACCTTGTGGGATTTTAAACCAGAATTCTCCATGCATGATTAATGGCAAATGCTCAAAgcattatccaaaaaaatttcatgATAGCACATCATTTGATGATGATGGATTCCCTATATACATGAGGAGGGATAATGGCAGATGTATATTGAAGAATGGTCTCCAACTTGACAATCGCCATGTCGTTCCATATAACAGGAATCTTTTGGTCAAGTACGACACCCATCTTAATGTTGAGCTTTGTAACCGATCTAGATCGGTCAAATACTTATTCAAATATATCAATAAAGGACCCGATCGTGCTACTGCAGTTATCTCAGATGAACATAATTCTACCTCCACATCTGAAACTAGAATTCAGGAACATGATGAGATAAAGGCATACTTGGATTGTAGATATATTTCTGCAGCTGAAGCTGCTTGGAGAATTTACCAATTTGACATGTTCTATCGAGAACCAGCTGTAGAACGTTTATCATTCCACCTTCCTGATCAACAACCAATTTATTTTCAAGGGCATATGACACTTGACAACATTATGAGTCGTTCAAGAATTGAGACAACAATGTTTACTGAGTGGATGAAAGTGAATTCTAAGGACATTGAGGCCAGACAACTAACATACTCTGAATTCCCTACGAAGTATGTTTggaataagaaagaaaagttgtGGACAAGAAGACGTAGATGCAGATGTATTGGCAGAATGTACTATGTTCCTCCTACTGCTGgagaaaaatactatttgcgTATGCTGCTCAACATTGTTCGAGGAAGTTGCTCTTATGAACAAATAAGAACAATAGATGGTATTGTATATGAcactttcaaagatgcatgctatgCACTTGGATTATTAGAGGATGATAAAGAATGA